From a region of the Bradyrhizobium sp. KBS0727 genome:
- a CDS encoding D-amino acid dehydrogenase, whose translation MKVIVLGSGVIGVTTAYYLARSGHEVTVIDRQPKPALETSFANAGEVSPGYSSPWAGPGVPVKAIKWLLMRHGPLVIWPKLDPVMWIWMLKMLRNCTSARYAVNKSRMIPIAEYSRDCLRALRDDIGIHYDERSRGTLQLFRKQAQLDHTGGDIAVLKQYGVPYEVLDREGCIAAEPALAGVKDKFVGGMRLPQDETGDCHMFTDALAAEAAKLGVQFKFNTGIERLETDGADITGVVTSAGTLQADAYIAALGSWSPRLLKPIGVYVPVYPVKGYSITVPVIDADGAPVSTVMDESYKVAITRLGKRIRVGGTAEISGYSNSLDLARRATLDHSLTDMFPRGGDLSRATFWCGLRPMTPDGPPVIGATRYSNLHLNTGHGTLGWTMACGSARVLADMLSGRKPDIDASELTIDRYAHRFG comes from the coding sequence GTGAAAGTCATCGTTCTCGGCAGCGGCGTTATCGGCGTCACCACGGCCTATTATCTGGCGCGGTCCGGTCATGAGGTGACGGTCATCGACCGTCAGCCGAAGCCGGCGCTGGAAACCAGTTTCGCCAATGCTGGCGAAGTTTCGCCCGGTTATTCCTCGCCTTGGGCCGGGCCCGGCGTGCCGGTCAAGGCCATCAAGTGGCTGTTGATGCGGCACGGCCCGCTGGTGATCTGGCCCAAGCTCGATCCTGTCATGTGGATCTGGATGCTGAAGATGCTGCGCAACTGCACGTCTGCGCGGTACGCCGTCAACAAGAGCCGGATGATCCCGATCGCCGAATACAGCCGCGACTGCCTGCGCGCGCTACGCGACGACATCGGCATTCACTACGACGAACGCAGCCGCGGCACGCTGCAACTGTTCCGCAAGCAGGCGCAGCTCGACCATACCGGCGGCGATATCGCCGTGCTCAAGCAATACGGTGTGCCTTACGAAGTGCTCGATCGGGAAGGCTGCATTGCCGCGGAGCCCGCGCTCGCCGGCGTCAAAGACAAGTTCGTCGGCGGCATGCGGCTGCCGCAGGACGAAACTGGCGACTGCCACATGTTCACCGACGCGCTCGCCGCCGAGGCCGCCAAGCTTGGCGTCCAGTTCAAATTCAACACCGGTATTGAGCGGCTGGAGACCGATGGTGCTGACATAACCGGCGTCGTCACCAGCGCTGGCACGTTGCAGGCCGATGCCTACATCGCCGCGCTCGGCAGCTGGTCGCCGCGTCTGCTCAAGCCGATCGGCGTTTACGTGCCGGTCTATCCGGTGAAGGGCTATTCGATCACGGTGCCTGTTATCGATGCCGACGGCGCGCCGGTCTCGACCGTGATGGACGAGAGCTACAAAGTCGCGATCACGCGGCTCGGGAAGCGCATCCGCGTCGGCGGCACCGCGGAAATCTCCGGCTATTCCAATAGCCTCGATTTAGCGCGGCGGGCGACGCTCGATCATTCCTTGACCGACATGTTTCCACGCGGCGGTGATCTTTCCAGGGCGACGTTCTGGTGCGGGCTGCGGCCGATGACGCCGGACGGGCCGCCGGTCATCGGCGCCACGCGCTATTCAAATCTGCATCTCAACACCGGACACGGCACGCTGGGCTGGACCATGGCCTGCGGCTCCGCCCGCGTGCTGGCGGATATGCTGTCCGGCCGCAAGCCCGACATCGATGCCAGCGAACTCACGATCGATCGCTACGCGCACCGGTTCGGGTAA